A section of the Parasteatoda tepidariorum isolate YZ-2023 chromosome 6, CAS_Ptep_4.0, whole genome shotgun sequence genome encodes:
- the LOC107456908 gene encoding small ribosomal subunit protein bS1m, with product MLMRLRCLSSFQNYASNVRIFQTRKQSDSTDNTKHEKEGSEDEIKIAGLAKALGKFRQLEKSDNVSVETSDVEPKSFLHLLRHSEFVQMGDPRGKVVIGKIFQVVNTDLYIDFGGKFHCVCRRPKRNAELYVRGAEVKLRINETELSARFLGASEDLTLLEACGSLIDIVKTPVNTIPVK from the exons atgttgATGCGATTGAGATGTTTAAGTTCATTCCAAAACTATGCCTCGAATGTGCGTATTTTTCAGACTCGGAAACAGTCTGACTCAACTGACAATACTAAACATGAAAAGGAAGGCTcagaagatgaaataaaaatagctggACTTGCAAAAGCCTTAGGTAAATTTAGACAATTAGAAAAATCTGATAATGTCTCTGTGGAGACGTCGGATGTAGAGCCGAAAAGTTTTCTCCATCTTTTGAGACATTCAGAATTCGTTCAAATGGGCGATCCCCGAGGAAAAGTGGTTATCggcaaaatatttcaagtagtTAATACTGACTTGTATATAGACTTTGGTGGAAAGTTTCACTGTGTTTGTCGTAGACCGAAAAGAAATGCTGA gctCTATGTGAGAGGTGCTGAAGTAAAACTTCGTATTAATGAAACGGAATTGAGTGCAAGATTTCTTGGAGCCTCAGAAGATTTGACTTTATTAGAAGCGTGTGGGTCCTTAATTGATATTGTAAAAACACCAGTTAATACAATACCTGTTaagtag